Proteins from a genomic interval of Flammeovirgaceae bacterium SG7u.111:
- a CDS encoding amidohydrolase: protein MLKSFRFKITFLICALSGLGSAAFAQAKLKPTVSKLSNEIQGKLVEWRRDFHENPELSNREFKTAEKVAKHLTDLGLEVKTGIAHTGVVGVLKGGKPGPVVGLRADMDALPVVERVDIPFASKVKGEYEGREVGVMHACGHDSHIAILMGTAEVLSKVKKDLKGTVVFIFQPAEEGAPSGEEGGAKLMVKEGVIKDYGIEAVFGLHINSQTEAGKIGYKPGGTMASANRFTITVKGKQVHGAYPWSGIDPIVTSSQIIMGLQTIVSRSSELTNEAAVVSIGHIDGGVRNNIIPEEVKLDGTFRALDENMRLKIVEKINLIATNIAESAGATAEVHIHEGYPVTFNDPELTNTMAPSLVEAAGEENVFLRKAVTGAEDFSFFAKEVPGLFFFLGGMPVGMNPKDAAPHHTPDFYLDESGFSVGVKAFSFLTLDYMDKAEKMAGK, encoded by the coding sequence ATGTTAAAATCATTCCGCTTTAAAATCACTTTTCTAATTTGTGCCTTGAGTGGGCTTGGCAGTGCAGCCTTTGCCCAAGCTAAACTGAAACCTACCGTAAGCAAGCTGAGCAACGAGATCCAAGGCAAATTGGTAGAGTGGAGACGAGATTTCCACGAAAACCCCGAACTCTCGAACCGAGAATTCAAAACTGCAGAAAAGGTTGCCAAACATCTTACCGACTTAGGCCTGGAGGTAAAAACGGGAATTGCCCACACAGGGGTAGTCGGAGTTTTGAAAGGAGGAAAACCTGGTCCGGTAGTTGGTCTTCGGGCAGATATGGATGCCCTTCCCGTAGTAGAGCGGGTCGATATCCCTTTTGCCTCCAAAGTGAAAGGCGAATACGAGGGCAGAGAAGTTGGTGTAATGCACGCTTGCGGCCATGACTCCCACATAGCCATACTGATGGGCACTGCTGAAGTTCTCTCCAAAGTAAAAAAGGACTTAAAAGGCACGGTTGTCTTCATTTTCCAGCCTGCCGAAGAAGGCGCGCCGTCGGGCGAAGAAGGCGGGGCAAAATTGATGGTGAAAGAAGGGGTGATCAAAGATTATGGCATTGAAGCCGTTTTTGGACTGCATATCAACTCGCAAACAGAAGCGGGGAAAATTGGCTACAAACCCGGCGGGACCATGGCAAGTGCCAACCGTTTCACTATTACAGTGAAAGGCAAGCAAGTACATGGAGCCTATCCTTGGAGTGGGATTGACCCAATAGTAACTTCTTCTCAAATAATAATGGGCTTGCAAACGATCGTGAGCCGAAGCTCTGAACTAACGAACGAAGCTGCCGTAGTTTCCATAGGTCATATTGACGGAGGCGTTAGAAACAATATCATTCCCGAAGAAGTAAAGCTAGATGGTACTTTTAGGGCATTGGACGAAAATATGCGCTTGAAAATAGTGGAAAAGATTAACCTCATAGCAACCAACATAGCTGAAAGTGCCGGAGCAACAGCCGAGGTGCACATCCACGAAGGCTACCCTGTTACCTTCAACGACCCTGAGCTTACCAATACTATGGCACCTAGCCTTGTGGAAGCTGCTGGGGAGGAAAACGTATTCTTAAGAAAAGCCGTGACCGGAGCGGAAGATTTCTCCTTTTTTGCAAAAGAAGTCCCTGGTTTGTTTTTCTTTTTGGGAGGAATGCCTGTTGGGATGAACCCAAAAGATGCCGCTCCACACCATACACCAGATTTCTACCTAGACGAAAGCGGGTTTTCCGTTGGGGTGAAAGCATTTTCTTTTCTTACCTTAGATTATATGGACAAAGCAGAAAAAATGGCAGGGAAGTAG
- a CDS encoding IS3 family transposase produces MGGPGRKQLYYHKPSGGRKGNRPSVETYHQTKGYVGEQEVLGSIKAILGHEFIDCGYRLMASYLQKGGYRINHKKVYRIMKQAGLLKTADRIDRGGAGRKFVEFRKVKTSRPMECLEMDIKMVWIPAMGKNAYLLSLIDVHTRRILGGMFSFSIKQEQVIGFLSAVLEEYECPGNVVIRSDNGSQFIATRVREYLGLVGVGQEFTHVATPEENAHIEAYHGILRQDVFDRVEYTAFGEIEQVLKRYVHFYNHDRLHGLLGKVTPIEKWEACEHLILPRKKTA; encoded by the coding sequence ATGGGCGGGCCTGGCAGAAAGCAGTTATATTACCACAAGCCTAGCGGGGGCAGGAAAGGGAACAGGCCCTCTGTGGAGACTTATCACCAAACAAAGGGATATGTAGGGGAACAGGAGGTCTTGGGGTCTATCAAAGCCATTTTGGGACATGAATTTATAGACTGTGGCTATCGCCTGATGGCCTCTTACCTACAAAAAGGGGGCTATCGCATCAACCATAAGAAAGTATACAGGATCATGAAACAGGCAGGGCTCTTAAAAACCGCGGACAGGATAGACAGGGGCGGCGCCGGCCGCAAGTTTGTGGAGTTCAGGAAGGTAAAGACCTCTAGGCCCATGGAATGCCTGGAAATGGATATCAAGATGGTATGGATACCTGCCATGGGGAAAAACGCCTATCTGTTGTCGCTCATAGATGTACATACCCGCAGGATATTGGGGGGCATGTTCTCCTTCAGTATCAAGCAAGAGCAGGTCATCGGCTTCTTGTCGGCGGTGTTGGAGGAATATGAATGTCCTGGCAACGTGGTCATCAGGAGCGATAACGGAAGCCAGTTTATAGCTACACGGGTGCGGGAATACTTGGGCTTGGTAGGCGTGGGACAGGAGTTCACCCATGTGGCCACCCCAGAAGAAAATGCCCATATAGAAGCCTATCATGGCATATTGAGACAAGATGTTTTTGATAGGGTAGAGTATACGGCCTTTGGGGAAATAGAGCAGGTCTTGAAGAGGTATGTGCATTTCTACAACCACGACAGGCTGCATGGGCTGTTGGGAAAGGTGACACCTATCGAGAAATGGGAAGCCTGTGAACACTTGATATTGCCCAGAAAAAAAACCGCTTGA
- a CDS encoding IS1 family transposase, giving the protein MDLCKMRPKQNRLCPHCHSEYTVKNGKTYYGKQNHKCKTCNRQFVERQKDPIEAYKEQLLPLLPLLLLERISLRGIERLLGHGMSWIYKRMAAHWSLLPKELPMGRLGDAEVGLYCAEADETWSFVGAKDCKEWVWIAIERRTRLVVGFHVGGRDEEGALGLKLSINPELLDKALVFADDFPAYQSVFAKGQLGQEGKKQTTMIERFNNTIRQRCSRLAKALSFSKKWENHYLAIKYFIVNYNLEKIAKNPSL; this is encoded by the coding sequence ATGGATCTTTGTAAGATGCGACCCAAACAAAATCGACTTTGCCCACATTGCCATAGCGAATATACGGTCAAGAACGGTAAAACCTACTATGGTAAACAGAATCATAAGTGCAAAACGTGCAACAGGCAGTTTGTAGAGAGACAAAAAGATCCTATAGAGGCGTATAAAGAGCAACTTTTGCCGTTGTTGCCGTTGTTGCTGTTGGAGCGGATATCGCTCCGTGGTATTGAAAGGTTGTTGGGGCATGGCATGTCTTGGATATATAAGCGGATGGCAGCACACTGGTCACTGCTTCCCAAGGAGCTGCCTATGGGAAGGCTCGGTGATGCGGAAGTAGGGCTTTACTGCGCCGAGGCTGACGAAACCTGGAGTTTTGTGGGCGCAAAAGACTGTAAGGAATGGGTCTGGATAGCCATTGAAAGGCGTACCAGACTGGTTGTCGGCTTCCACGTCGGAGGACGGGACGAAGAGGGGGCGTTGGGGCTAAAACTGAGTATCAATCCCGAATTGTTGGACAAGGCCTTGGTTTTCGCCGATGATTTCCCTGCTTACCAATCGGTATTTGCAAAAGGGCAGTTGGGCCAAGAAGGCAAAAAACAGACGACTATGATAGAACGGTTTAACAATACCATCAGGCAACGGTGCAGCAGGTTGGCCAAAGCACTTTCTTTCTCGAAGAAATGGGAAAACCATTACCTGGCCATTAAGTATTTCATCGTCAACTATAACCTTGAGAAAATCGCAAAAAACCCATCCTTATAA
- the tnpA gene encoding IS200/IS605 family transposase has protein sequence MSRFHKLSHSIWYCKYHIVWTPKYRYRILEGAIKRAAIEHIMQYASQKKCIIDTLNVQKGHVHLIIDIPPKYSVSDVVGILKGRTAIRLFSKFKKLKQRPYWGNRFWATGYCVDTVGLDPEKIRLYVEYQEEQEKKNES, from the coding sequence ATGAGCCGTTTTCACAAATTGTCACATTCGATCTGGTATTGCAAGTACCATATAGTTTGGACACCTAAATATAGGTATAGAATCCTCGAAGGAGCAATAAAAAGGGCAGCGATAGAGCATATAATGCAGTACGCCTCCCAAAAGAAATGTATTATCGATACGCTGAACGTCCAAAAGGGCCATGTTCACTTGATTATCGATATCCCTCCCAAATATTCGGTTTCCGATGTGGTGGGGATCTTGAAGGGCCGGACAGCCATACGGTTGTTTTCAAAGTTCAAGAAGCTGAAGCAACGCCCCTATTGGGGCAACCGTTTTTGGGCAACAGGCTATTGTGTTGATACGGTAGGGCTTGACCCAGAAAAGATAAGGCTTTACGTGGAGTATCAAGAAGAACAGGAAAAAAAGAACGAGAGCTAA
- a CDS encoding helix-turn-helix domain-containing protein — protein sequence MEKRYITLSASEEMELKTLKKQGGSERERDRAHALLLSNKGHTIDMLRDIFEVRRATISEWFDRWESSKAAGLMDAPKSGRPSIYTVEEQKK from the coding sequence ATGGAAAAACGCTATATCACACTAAGTGCGTCAGAAGAGATGGAACTAAAAACCTTGAAAAAGCAGGGTGGTTCTGAACGCGAGCGCGACCGTGCCCATGCGCTGCTCCTGAGCAACAAAGGACATACGATAGATATGCTCAGGGACATATTCGAGGTGCGCAGGGCCACCATCTCGGAGTGGTTTGACAGATGGGAATCCTCAAAGGCGGCAGGATTGATGGATGCCCCCAAGAGTGGGCGGCCGAGTATCTATACGGTGGAAGAGCAAAAAAAATAG
- a CDS encoding IS630 family transposase, with protein MPPRVGGRVSIRWKSKKNSIPCPGRACHLSPFFCPRGLHQVRQGRLWEDRQAEIDLCYFDETGISLCPNVPYAWQPVGTANKLPARRGNGVSVLGILDPLANTFTGSYYHGAANSACVIQVLDSFSETITKKTVLVLDNAAIHRSKEVGEAMGKWKKKGLYLQFIPAYCPELNLIEILWKMLKHYWIRPRHYASMQSLIEATLYILQNYGKQYSISFG; from the coding sequence ATGCCCCCAAGAGTGGGCGGCCGAGTATCTATACGGTGGAAGAGCAAAAAAAATAGCATCCCTTGCCCGGGAAGGGCCTGTCACCTGTCTCCGTTTTTTTGCCCAAGAGGTCTCCACCAAGTTCGGCAAGGACGCCTGTGGGAAGACCGTCAAGCGGAGATCGACCTGTGTTATTTTGACGAGACGGGGATAAGCCTGTGCCCGAACGTTCCGTATGCGTGGCAGCCCGTTGGCACGGCAAACAAGCTGCCCGCCCGGCGGGGCAACGGGGTCTCCGTCTTGGGCATACTCGACCCGTTGGCCAACACCTTCACGGGGAGCTATTACCATGGCGCGGCAAACTCGGCATGTGTCATACAGGTACTGGACAGTTTCTCCGAGACGATCACGAAGAAGACCGTACTGGTCTTGGACAACGCAGCGATACATAGATCCAAAGAGGTAGGGGAAGCTATGGGAAAATGGAAGAAAAAAGGCCTGTACCTACAGTTTATCCCTGCATACTGTCCCGAACTCAACCTGATAGAGATCTTGTGGAAGATGCTCAAGCATTATTGGATCAGGCCAAGGCACTATGCATCCATGCAATCTCTCATAGAGGCCACCTTGTACATCCTACAAAATTATGGAAAACAATATTCGATTTCTTTTGGGTAG